The window AACTATTGTAACACGATGATGAAAAAAGTTAACGAGAAAACTCATAGTATTAATATTATGAATGCCGTAAAATTGTGATGGATAGAGATTGATGGTTTTGTCCCTTCGGGAGGAATTGCTCGTCTTTAGAAGGGTCGAACTTTaggtcttttttcttcttctttctttataGTGAATTACATTTTATAAAATAAGAAGAGATAAAACAAAGTCAACAGAAAGGAATTCTAAAAAGTAGTATTGGGTAAAAAAGCAGTGGGTGAAAATCGGAAAGAATGAAAAAAGGGAAAGTAGCTTGATAACATGAGGAGAAAAAAGGGAATAATTTGTTTGTTTTAAAAGGCTTGTCGGGAGAAGGATTTGAACCCTTACCCATTCAATTTTTGTAAACTTCCAGCACCCTCCCTTAACCAAAGAATCCACTAGACTATTTGTCTCCTGGGTGCTTtctgttttttttatatttgttttctCAAATTTTCTACACAATTATATATACTCGGAGCCGAGATTAATGGGTGCTCGAGCACCCAAATTCAAGGAGTAGATCCGCCCTTGTTGACCATAAAACACGACGATATTCACTACTTCAACAGTAAACATAATAGAATCTCACTTTTCTCGTTAGGCTGGAGAAATTAGTACATATTTCTAATAATTTCCTGATAGTTTCCCTTTAGCATTGGGAGTAACTGAAATGTTGATTGATGTAAACCTCGATGATGATACCCTTAAAAATTAAAATCGCAGAAACACAGATGCCGTATATGCAAGGGCGGAGCCACATGATGAGTAACTTTAGTCCAAATCGAGTAACTTTATTTCAAAtcctatatttatattaaaaagttCATCGAATacgtataaaaattaaatttagaaTTCAATTACTAATACCTGATTTTGTTATCCTACAAtttaaaactcataaaatttaaattctgacTTTGCCTCTGTCTATATGATTTTTTTCCCTTGTGCTTCCAGCTTCTTAAACCATTACGTTACACTAGGCTCAATACGTTTAACCATGTGTTAAATGGCTATACCCCTGTATTTTTATCAATTGGTCAACTATCCTCAATCTAAAAGTTTGTGATCGAGTGCTTTATTTTTAGTGTtctatatttattgtgttctactgGAATCATTTCATTATGAGAAATGTAATTACCAGGACAAGACAGAATGGTAGCTAACTCAAAATAATTAGAAAATCCACCTGTAAAGCCTCTTTCATGAGATTATGTTACtttttctgttttaatttatataatataaatataattttctttattatttcatttaaaaaggaataaaatatttttataactaaaaataatttaactttaaaaaccATTCAATCATCAACTAATAAAGTGTTCATTGTCTACACATCTTCCAAGTTCCAATTTAAAGAacctataaaaaaaaaataaagttccAATCTAATGAATTGTATATCCAAATTATGGATAGCGGAAAAAAGAAATTGGTATATAGAGTAAGTGCATCAATCTGCACGTGGACAACTGGTCAGAGTAACAAACTAATTTGTCATACATATGAAGCAAACATGTGTCAATATCGAGCATCTCCATTTGATATATGTCAGACCATCTCGTTTATATGACGGTGTACTCTGTAACAACCTAAAACTTCATTTTTTTTCTGAGAAATATAATGCCAATGTCTTTAACAAGCATTCTCTGCTTCCTCTATCTCTTATTTTCAGCTACAGCAGCTTCAAGAAATGAGAAGCCATCAGCCTATGAAGACCTACAGCGTTATGACTTCCCAATGGGCATTCTTCCAAAAGGGGTAAAAGACTATGAATTAAACACCAAAACAGGTGAATTTTCAGCTTATCTTAATTCTACATGCAGCTTCAGATTGGAAAACTCGTATCAGCTAAATTACAAGCCTGTTATAAAGGGTGTTATATCAAAAGGCAGGCTTACAAAACTGAGTGGTGTAAGTGTTAAAGTGGTGTTGCTATGGCTTAATATTGTTGAAGTTAGGCGTAAAGGTGAGAATCTTGCGTTCTCAGTTGGGCTTACATCGGCGAATTTTCCGATTGACAACTTTGAGGAATGCCCACAGTGTGGATGTGGATTGGATTGTGTTGATAAAGAGGAGAGTAAGGTTAGGCAGAAGCTTTTTGTGTCATCTTCCTAGAGTAGGTACTTTGATTTTGTTGTCTCTTTTTCTCCTctttggaaataagaaaaagattgatGACTTCTcaacttttcctttatttatccAATAATGCTTTTTTCTAAGTTGTTTCTTCCATAGAAGTAAATGATACTAGCTTACTATCATGTATATACAAAATCATGTAACTCAAATCAGGTGCAAGATCACTTGATCTTGCCTTTCTTCGAAATACCAACTGTAACAAAAGTAAAAGCAGAAAAGCCAAACCAAGTGAGTAATCACATTCGGATGATTAAACTGCATTGTACAATCAGTATCTCAACCAAACCAAAGTAgagggaaaattttattttgtgtctcatacaaccgACCCTAGTTGTATGGGGTAATTTTTTTATCTCACTTGTGGATCCAGATTTTTATGGACCCAAAAGTGTAAGATTGAGGTCCATAAATTTGTGAAACAAAAAGAGTCTAGTACAAGTATGAGACACAATAAAACTTGTCAAGTAGGAGTAATTGAGCTTTGATGATACTATCACTTCTTGGATTGAAGTTGCAGTCGTCTGGGGAGTATAATTATGGAAAAATAGTGCAAATATGAAATGTCATCTCTTCTGTCGTATCTGTCTGAAGGACAGtagagtaaaaaaaataaaaaaataaataaagtctCTGTTAAATGTCTGTAGGTAGCTGATAAAACAAAACACAATTCATTAAAAGGCATAAAAAATCATTCTGCCATTAGGTTCCATTACTCCAGATGTCTTTTCGTCTTTTATATTTTCCTCCTCCATGCGGATCTCCGTTTCTTTCCTTTTCACCTTGATCTTCCCTTCTGGGTACAATACAATATTTAGATAGTTCGTTCGATATTTTTTttattcggtttcttaaaatgTTATACCAATATCAAattaattaaattcggtatgattCGACTTTATTTATTTTGATTTCGGATTATTCGATCCGGTAACTTTAGTTTGTTCGGTTGAATACtattaaaaaacaaaataataatgTTGGTTGAAAATTTTTTTGTCCAAAATTAGTAAATATAACACATAGAAAGAAAGTAGTacataaagaaataagaaaatatgtTGTTATTTGCTTAGAGTTCATTTCTAAACTTagagaataaaagaaagtaaataaaattttaaaaagtttatatTTATGCTATAATCAGTAATATGtatattgtgtaatataatatatatatttcgaTACGATATTAGTATactgatattttttttataaagtaccgaatataaataatagcaagtttttaaaaaacaattgaTTAAATATCATATCAAATATCATAATTTTTTTGTTTCGATATTCGATATTTATCAAATTATGTACAACCCTACCCTTATCCATTCACCTACTTCATCTAGATAAACGCCTCATGCTAAAACCATCTAAcgatatgttattattgtttgacCCAAAACTTAAATCTAGGTTTAAACATTTAGATTTTCTAATAGGATAAAATTAATTTTAGCCAATATTAATATTCAAGAGATTGTTTAACTGATTTTATAGCAAGATGTCACTAGTATTATTCGAGTAGCAACAAATAGCAAAAATAAAGTAATATTCAATGGCCCATGAAAAAAGAGAATATCATTAAATAGCAGTAAATGATAATAAATGGAACTAATGTAAATAAATGCAAGTGAGTCACCCGAAAATGGTGAGATTCTTTGATATTTCCTCTGACAAAGATGGATGACGATAATCCTTAGAATATTTAGATCTTCCTTGGATCGTGGGAGAAAAGATAGACACAGATCTAAAAAAATGTGTATTGTATGTTAATCATAAAGCAAGAATTTTCAGAGAATGTCAATGTATTGTGTTTTACAATGAGTGTCCAATCACCTTTACTATCCTCTATTTCTATTTATAAAGGCCACAAAAACCCTAATAATACAAATTAGAGGAATATTCCTATCACGACtctaaaaccgacccggtcgttaTGGCGCTTATCGTGAAACtaagccagccgacacaactcccaaattaaccatttatcaataagaatcatgtttaagcctttaatttaaataaatgtttcataatataagtctaaatgaacagtgcgaaaataatatacaagcccgacatcggggtgtcacaagtcacgagcatctactaaggtgtGAATACGACGAAAAGtctgaaaatgtactaaatacagtctaatgaaaacaagagggagaaaagctgggctgcgaacgccgaatAGCTGCCTTGCTaaaaactccgatgactctgcctctaagcaatcaacacccgctaccggattcagaaatacttgaatctgcacacaaggtgcagagagtaatgtgagtactcca is drawn from Nicotiana tabacum cultivar K326 chromosome 22, ASM71507v2, whole genome shotgun sequence and contains these coding sequences:
- the LOC107783642 gene encoding uncharacterized protein At5g01610-like; the encoded protein is MPMSLTSILCFLYLLFSATAASRNEKPSAYEDLQRYDFPMGILPKGVKDYELNTKTGEFSAYLNSTCSFRLENSYQLNYKPVIKGVISKGRLTKLSGVSVKVVLLWLNIVEVRRKGENLAFSVGLTSANFPIDNFEECPQCGCGLDCVDKEESKVRQKLFVSSS